One Gemmatimonadota bacterium DNA window includes the following coding sequences:
- a CDS encoding CPBP family intramembrane metalloprotease has product MTAPAAAPRFRPAWVRRRAGVVVVAALLPLGALRAIGLHGPPALRAALPLGFLLMLALTALLLTAAGRREAGLTAVPRPWWLLAGPVLGALAALGIGALGTALYGHGADHWYHSVRAAALANPGLAALSPPGQWLAFTLPAIAFSPLGEECFFRGLLELSLRERWGRRAAVAGSAVAFGAIHLLHHGVAWGAGGVTLRPVPGLLWFVLMALTGGLLSWCRARGGALWVAVAAHAGFNAAMGWVVFH; this is encoded by the coding sequence GTGACCGCGCCCGCCGCCGCGCCGCGCTTCCGGCCCGCGTGGGTGCGGCGGCGAGCAGGGGTGGTGGTCGTCGCGGCCCTCCTGCCGCTGGGCGCGCTCCGCGCCATCGGCTTGCATGGCCCGCCGGCGCTCCGGGCGGCGCTGCCGCTCGGTTTCCTGCTCATGCTGGCCCTCACGGCCCTGCTGCTCACCGCCGCGGGCCGGCGCGAGGCCGGTCTGACGGCCGTGCCGCGGCCATGGTGGCTGCTGGCGGGGCCGGTGCTGGGCGCGCTGGCCGCGCTGGGCATCGGGGCCCTGGGCACCGCGCTCTACGGCCACGGCGCCGACCACTGGTACCACTCGGTGCGTGCGGCGGCCCTGGCCAATCCGGGCCTGGCGGCGCTGTCGCCACCCGGGCAGTGGCTCGCGTTCACCCTCCCGGCCATCGCCTTCAGCCCGCTCGGCGAGGAGTGCTTCTTCCGCGGCCTGCTCGAGCTGTCGCTGCGTGAGCGGTGGGGGCGCCGCGCCGCGGTGGCCGGCTCGGCCGTCGCCTTCGGGGCCATCCACCTGCTGCATCACGGCGTGGCGTGGGGTGCCGGGGGCGTCACGCTGCGCCCCGTCCCGGGACTGCTCTGGTTCGTGCTCATGGCGCTCACGGGTGGGCTGCTCAGCTGGTGCCGCGCCCGGGGCGGCGCGCTCTGGGTGGCGGTGGCGGCGCACGCCGGCTTCAATGCCGCGATGGGGTGGGTGGTCTTCCACTGA
- a CDS encoding RNA polymerase sigma factor, with product MAEDLVHETWVRAAAGLAGFGWRASLGTWLTGILINRAREQYREWAGGARLPADARPGAAEPPLDVRLDLAQAIAALPAGYREAIVLHDIEGYTHEDIAMITGRDVGTSKSQLSRARRVLRRWLAPEGSPA from the coding sequence GTGGCGGAGGACCTGGTGCACGAGACCTGGGTGCGGGCCGCCGCCGGGCTCGCCGGCTTCGGGTGGCGCGCCAGCCTGGGCACCTGGCTCACCGGCATCCTCATCAATCGCGCGCGGGAACAGTACCGCGAGTGGGCCGGTGGCGCGCGGCTGCCGGCGGATGCCCGGCCCGGCGCGGCCGAGCCCCCGCTGGATGTGCGGCTCGATCTTGCCCAGGCCATCGCGGCGCTCCCGGCGGGCTATCGCGAGGCGATCGTGCTGCACGACATCGAGGGATACACCCATGAGGACATCGCCATGATCACCGGCCGCGACGTCGGTACCTCGAAGAGCCAGCTCTCCCGAGCCCGCAGGGTGCTGCGCCGGTGGCTGGCGCCGGAAGGGAGCCCTGCATGA